Proteins from a genomic interval of Lolium perenne isolate Kyuss_39 chromosome 1, Kyuss_2.0, whole genome shotgun sequence:
- the LOC127334386 gene encoding putative F-box/FBD/LRR-repeat protein At3g49030, translating into MDGEIPAKRPKPSDGGDSGSEDRLSDLPEDLLLRILDNIRDVPVAVRTSVLSSRWRRLWRLLPVLNFPFPTDPQHIRLALQSHEAPVIWILQAVVLDGNPDSMAPWLLIAAPRLFGRLSLTSRASQNGSEEDMADERGAFELPCFQNAASIRLELGPLGVSMPPLGVFARLNDLSLVCVQLHGPCMLGDLVSSPRCPVLRKLIIKEASGLGNLAIHSDSLIAISLKDVHLHPADALGPGQVTIESNSLLQMELMSVHSLQQLTITAAALKCIYVDSCFANYRARASRHNQPVANIYAPRLKSLYWHDAYDPSSTQFGNIENLETLGAYLFQVYGRDNYAPNNYILRLLRRFQLILSLRFLLLYQPVSSFFMSVMPSL; encoded by the coding sequence ATGGACGGGGAGATCCCTGCCAAGCGACCCAAACCCTCAGATGGTGGCGACAGCGGTAGCGAGGACCGCCTCAGCGACCTTCCTGAAGACCTTCTTCTCCGCATCCTTGACAACATCCGCGACGTCCCCGTCGCCGTGCGGACCAGCGTCCTCTCCAGCCGCTGGCGCCGCCTCTGGAGGCTGCTCCCGGTGCTCAACTTCCCCTTCCCCACTGACCCACAGCACATACGCCTTGCCCTCCAATCCCATGAAGCTCCGGTCATCTGGATCCTCCAAGCCGTCGTCCTGGATGGCAACCCCGATTCCATGGCGCCCTGGCTCCTCATCGCCGCGCCCCGCCTCTTCGGCCGTCTGTCCCTCACCAGCAGGGCGTCACAGAACGGATCAGAGGAGGACATGGCTGACGAGAGAGGAGCCTTTGAGCTTCCCTGCTTCCAGAACGCCGCCTCGATCCGCCTCGAACTAGGGCCTCTTGGGGTCTCCATGCCACCATTGGGCGTATTCGCAAGGCTCAACGACCTCTCCCTGGTTTGCGTCCAGCTACATGGTCCGTGCATGCTCGGTGACCTTGTCTCCTCGCCACGCTGCCCGGTCTTACGGAAACTCATCATCAAAGAGGCCTCGGGTCTAGGCAACCTTGCAATCCACTCTGATTCGCTCATAGCAATCAGCCTAAAGGATGTGCATTTGCACCCAGCCGATGCCCTTGGTCCGGGCCAGGTCACCATTGAGTCCAACTCTCTCTTGCAAATGGAGCTAATGAGTGTGCATTCCTTGCAGCAGCTCACTATTACGGCTGCAGCACTCAAATGTATTTATGTGGACTCTTGCTTTGCAAACTACCGTGCTAGAGCTTCGAGGCATAATCAACCGGTTGCAAACATCTACGCTCCTCGGCTCAAGTCTCTCTATTGGCATGATGCCTATGACCCAAGCTCCACGCAGTTTGGCAACATAGAAAATCTCGAGACGCTGGGTGCATACCTTTTTCAGGTATATGGAAGAGATAACTATGCTCCAAATAACTACATTCTGAGGCTTCTAAGGCGCTTTCAGCTCATCCTCAGTCTCAGATTCTTGCTTCTCTATCAGCCGGTGAgttctttttttatgtcagttaTGCCATCATTGTAA